The DNA region ATCTCGAGGATGTGCTTCACGCCCGCCAGGTTGATACCGTGCTCCCTCAACAACGAACACACGTGCCTCAGCAGCACCAGCTCATTCTCGCAGTATAGCCTGGCGTTCGCATCCGTGCGCGCCGGCTCAAGGATCCCCTCTCTCTCGAGCTGGCGCAGCAGTTGGGGGCTCACCCTCAGCAAGCGCGCGGCCACGCTGATGGTGTACACCGGCTCATCCGGCCCATGGAGCCTGCCGGGAGGCCTGTGGCTCCTGGACTTATCCACCGCCCATTCACCCCTTGTGCAAGCCAGTTTCCTCTAAGAGAGTATATTGATTAATCCGGCTATGTCAAGGATAATGGATGGATCGCATCAGCAGACTGCTGTTATCGACATAATTTCCTTGATGACGGTTGATGACGGCGGGTGATAGCGAAATAGTGGCGAATAGTGGCGGGACGATGGTCTCGAAAGGGCCGGTAAGGCACGCCAGGTGAGGCGCTCTCTACAGGTAGAACGCCAGCTGGTGCAGTTCGAGGCTGACGTCGGCGGAATTGACTTTGACGCCCTCCGGCGCCCTCAGCTTCACCGGGGCGAAGTTCAGAAACAGCCTGACGCCCGCCTTCACCGCCCTCTCCAGCACGAACTGGGCGGCAGACGCGGGCACAGTGAGCACGGCTATCTGAACACCCTTTCCGGCCACGCGCTCCGCCAGCGCGTCCAGGTGATCGATCACGATTCCCTGCACGTGTTGGCCGACCTTGTTCGGGTCAACGTCGAATAGCGCCACGAGGCGGAACGGTCTTGAAGCCTCATCCGGCTGTTCCCGGGTCAGGTATCGAGCCAGCGCAGCGCCAAGCTCGCCCATCCCGAGTATCGCGACGTTGGTTGGACGGTCCGTTTTCAGGATCGACCTGAGCTGGACCTTCAGGTCGCGGGCAGGATAGCCAACCCCCTGTTTGCCGAACTCCCCGAACGTGGCCAGGTCTTTCCTGACCTGGGCCGGAGTCACGCCGGCAAGTTCCGCGAGTTCCTGCGACGATATGTAGTGGCCGAGCATCAAACCGTGTTCTTCGAGAAGCCTGAGGTATTGAGCGAGTCTCCTGACAACCACATCCGGAACTCGTGCCGGCCGCATTGACAGGTCCCTCCCACGACTACCGTTCTTCGCCGTATCATGACAACGTCCTGTTTTAGAACGTCCTGCTTCAGCTGCCGGATTCACCCGGCCCGAGCAGCGACCGTATGAGACCCTCGAGAGGCTTGAGCCTCAGTGAAATCAAGCCTACCAGTACACCGGTCGGCAGGCCGAAGGCCAGCAGCGCCGGCAGGTAGTAAACCAGGGCCGGTTGCCTCGTTATGAGTCCCGCCGCAACGAGCTGGGCAACGTTGTGAGTGATGGCTCCCACCACGCTTACGCCGACGGGGCTTAGCCGCTCGCGGCCGGTCACGACGAGTACACCCATGACTGCGGTACTGGCAAGCCCTCCAGCCGCGCTCAGTATGAAAGTCGCGCCGAGGAGGAACCCGCCAAGGAGGCTACCGAGCACGGTCCGGACGCCCGTGACGACCAGCCCTTCAACCAGCCCGTACGTGTATATCACGTGAACGGCTACGACGTTGGCCAGTCCAAGCTTGGCTCCCGGGAATATGTAGGGTACAGGGATCAATGCCTCAACGGCGTGGAGAGCCACGGCGAGCGCGCTTAGAGTCGACAGGTAGACCAGTTTGAACGTGTGGCCCCTGTTCACTTCGATTCGACCTTCAGGACGACCCGGTTGGGCAGGCAGACTATGACCTGGCCCGGCTGCGCAGCCCATCCCATCCGTATGCACACCTTGTCCGGGCAGTCGGAGGAGAGCATCCTGACGCGGCCGCCCGAAATCTCGAAGGTGCTATTGCCGATGAACCCCCGGACCGTCCGCCTGACGCTTTCGCCGCCGGTCAACGGGATGCGTTCGGCGTCAGTTCCCATCACGTTGACAACCACGACTGCGGCTGGCTCCTTCGGTCGGAGTACCAAAAAACCCACCCACAGCAGGGCAGCCAGTGCGAGTGCCGCTGCGATCACCAGGGTGTCGCTGCGGGTCCAGGCCCTACGACCCATCCCGGCCCGCATCCCCGACGACCCTCACCGGATCGCCCCTCCTGACACGTCCCCCTCTAACTACCCGCGCGAACACGCCCTCGCGCGGCATTATGCACTCGCCCACCTGGCGGAATATCGCGCAGCCGGCGTGGCATTCCTTGCCGATCTGGGTGACTTCCAGCAACGCCTCGCCCGCCTCGAGACGGGCGCCGACAGGCAACGACCAGACGTCCAGGCCCTCGATTGTCAGGTTTTCGGCGAAATCCCCGTAACCCACATCGAGGCCCCTCCCGCGCATCTTGTCGATGCTGGACACCGACAGCAGGCTCACCTGGCGGTGCCAGTCGCCTCCGTGGGCATCACCTTCCAGCCCGAACCCTTCCTTGAGAGCCCCTTCTCCGATATCGGTTTTCCTGACACCCTTGCGGTCGCTATGACACACCGCGACGATGCGACCCTCCATGCGAAATTCTCCTGTTCCACGATCATTTGCCGGATTTGCCGGCTCCAGCAAATCTAAATATAGCACGACCACGGTCTCAAAGAAAGGCGAGTGGCGGGCGGCCGGAAGGCCGGTGAACGCGGGCGGAGACAGGTATCGGTATGGCGAATAGAGCAACCTGTGGCGGTCAATTTTATCAGAAGAGCCTGCGCAGGGAGTCAATGGGGGTCGATAGTCCGTGAAAGCGATGGTAGACAAGGATTTATGCATCAGCTGCGGCCTTTGTCCGGAAATCTGCCCCGACGTGTTCGCCATGGGGGACGACGAGAAAGCATTCGTCAAGGAAAACTCCGACTGCAGTGCGGAATGCTGCCGGGAGGCGGCGGATTCGTGCCCCGTGGGGGCGATAGCGGTCGAATAGCAGCGCCGCTACCCTGCGGGCCGGACGTGGTATCTTCCGTATTCGACCAGGGCCTTCCTGAAGGCAAGTATGTGCGCGATGGGCAGGGCGGTCCTCACCACGCCGCTCGAGCTCGACAGGATGAACCCCCCGCCCGGGGCGCCGGCGGAGATTGCCTCGCGGACAGCGTCCTCTACTTCGCCGGCGGGTGACACCGCAAGCCTCTCCACCTCGACGTTCCCCATCAGGCAGACGCGCTCGCCATAGGCGCGCTTGAGAGAGCGGAGGTCCATCCCCGCCGACGGTTCCAGCGAGTGGATTACCTCAAACCCGAGGGAAACCAGGTCTTCAAACACCGCGTTCAAGTCCCCGTCGGAATGGAAGAAAGGTACACAACCCGCGTGCTTTATGGCGGTCACCATCTCGCCAAGCCGCGGAAACAGCAGCACTCTGAGATCGCGCGGCGACAGGTACGTCCCGCCCGAGTATGCGATGTCGTCTCCGATGAGGATGCCGTGCGCGCCGGAATCGACGGCCTCAAGCGCGGCCGAGGTGTTCCGGGCAATCGCGGCGGCGATGCCTTCCTGGATTGCCGGGCGATCGAGCCTGAGGCCCAGCATGAACCGGTCGAAGCCCATGCCGGACATGCACTCGTAGAAGCCGCCCCCCACCACGCAGAGGACGAACGCGTCGGTCTCGAGCCGGTAGCGCCTGACGCGATCCTCGAACCCGGGCGCGCCGGCATTCACTGGAGCGATGTCCATCCCGAGAGCGTCAATGGCTTCCATCTCCAGTTCGATCGAGAGCCGGTCCGGCTTCCCGCCTTTCATCTCGCTAAGCAGGTTACGCGCGGCGCCGGCCTCGATCCCGAGTTCACCCCAGGGGACCCTGTCCGGTTCCCGCTCCCTGCGTATCGCCATCATAACTCGTTCGAATCGTGTCATGGTCTTCAGTGCCCGCCCACGCCGGGCGCGGGGAACTCGATGTTCCTTACGAAGGCATCCTGGAACGAAGGCATCGCCGAGAGTTCCACGTGCTCGGCGGTTGACGCTATCCGCGCCGCCCTCCGGCGCGCCTCCACCGAGAGGAGGTACAGCTGCGCCCCGGTCCCCGCGGCGTTGCCGATGGCCCTTACGCGAGAAACGTCCACAGCCGGCAAGAGTCCGAGGCCCACGGCGTCATCGGGCCTGATATGATTGCCGAACGCCCCTGCAAGGCACACCACATCGAGGTCGCCGGTCGCGATTCCGGCCCGCTCCATCAGAAGCTCGATCCCCGTACGTATGGCGGCCTTTGCGAGCTGGAGCTGCCGCACGTCCCTCTGAGTCAACTGGACGGGGTTCCCCGCGGCGTCCCTGCCGAGGACATAGCCACTTGCCATGACGTCGCGGTCGCTGAACCTGCCGCGCGGGTCAATCACACTGGCGAGAAGCATTTCGCGAACGGCGCGGATGAGCCCCGAGCCGCAGAGCCCCCTGGGAGGGCCCCCGCCCAGCACGGTCACGCTGTCCGGTACACCCGGGGAGCCCGCCCCACGGGAGAGGCGGACGTCGACTATCGCCCCTGGAGCCGCCCTCATCCCGGACGCGATCTGCCCGCCCTCGAACGCCGGCCCTGCTGCGGTGGAGCATGCCAGCAGCCGGTCGCCCTTCTTTAGCAGGACCTCACCGTTGGTCCCTATGTCGACCGCCAGCCAGGTGCCGGACGGATCGAGTGCCTCCACGACCGTCCCGACAGCCACAGTGTCGCCACCCACGTACCCCGCTATCCCCGGGGCGATCCACACCTCGGCTTCGGGGTGGATCCCCAGCCCGAGGTCCCCGGCCGTGTACGTAAGGGGTTCGAGTACCGGGGGGATATACGGTGACCTGCCGAGCGCCTCGGGGTCTATACCGAGGAAGAAAGACGACATGCACGTATTCCCCACGACGCTGGCAGCGACGATCTGGCCGGCGGTGATGCCCGCGGTCTCGGCCAGCCTCGCGATCAGCATGTTGAACCCGCGGAGCACCAGGAGACGCATCTCCTCGACGCCACCCGCTTTGGCGGAAGAGTAGGTTATTCGCGAAATCAGGTCGGCCCCGGCACTCACCTGCGGGTTTGTCGTGGAAAGCGCGGCGACGGTCGCAGGGCCGCGCGCGGCCGCGTCCCCCGGCCACCCGAGGTCGAGGAGGTAGGCGGCAAGCGTGGTGGTCCCGACATCCAGAGCGAGCCCCCAGGGGCCTGGAGCCGGGGCGCCATCACCAGTAACGTGGGGCACCACACTCACGACGCGGTTCAAACCCGCCGTAACCGACACCCTGCCGCTTTCAGCCCTCAATGCCCGGGGGATGCTGCGAAGTGATGAAAGCCCGAATTCTAGGCTACCCCTGGATCGGTCCGGCCACTGGGCCGCCCGTCCCGCGAACGTCGCCCCCAGGGCGGTCTTCAGCCTCGAGAGGTCGTCCTTCTGCGATGCAAGGGACGGCGCCTCGACCGTAACCTCGGCGAGACGTACGCACGGGCTGTACTCGAACGGGGCGGGGACCTCGCCGAGCGGGGCGCCGCGCGAGCCGCCGTGCGAGGCCTGCAGGCTCCCCCGGAGAAGCGATACGGCGGGAATGGTAGCGGCTGTATCCTTGCCCCCGGCGAACTGCGCCCCGGCCGGGGCGTCGAGAGTGACCACGACATCCCCCTCGATCAAGGCCCTGCACGCGAGCCTGAATCCCGCCGCCAGCGCGGCGTCGCCGAGCCGTTCTCTCTCGGATGGGTCCGGAGGCGACAGCTGCCCGTCAACCTTGACGGCACACCGGCCGCACACTCCCCTCCCACCGCACGGCAGGTCGAACACCGCAACACGGGAGATAGCCTCGGCCAGGGACGTCCCCCTGTCCACCACGATGCTTCGCCCTTCCGGCATCAGCACGACGCGCGTCGTCGTGCCGGCCGGTCCGCCTGGTCCCGGTATCATGAGCCCCGCATCCCTCCAGCCCCGCTTCATAGAATGCCCATCAGCGACACACCGTCAGATTCTGCCCACAGCGCACCGGAACCTCTTTCAGCGGTTTCCGGGCCAAGCCTAAAACGCCGGTGGCGGCCATACCCTCTAACGGGTATACCCCCGCGGGGCGCAGTGTTCTTGCATCGCCCGCGGGGCAGCACCCAACATGGGCGAGGTGGTGTGAGTAAGATGTTCGGGGGGTCCCTTTTTCGCGCGAGCCTGCTCGGGGCCGCCTCCGGCGTACTCGGCACCGGGCTGGGAGGCCTGCTCGCCGCCATGTACCGGGAACCCGACCGGAAGGCATTCGCGGCAATGGTGGGATTCTCCAGCGGGATGATGCTCGCGGTGACCTTGCTCGACCTCATCCCCGAGGCCACGAGAGCGTCCCCGTTGGCCGGCCTCATTGGCACGTTCGCGGGAATACTCGCGATGGCTGCGACCGACATGGCCCTCCCCGCGGGTGGTCGCGCAGAACAGCCCCACGACTACCCGCTGCGGCCGGGGCACCGGTGGAGGCCAGTCACTCGCCAGCAAAGGCCCCTCGCGCGCCTGGCGGGCTATCTTCAGGCGGGCATCGTTGTCGGGCTGGGGATAGCCGCCCACAACTTCGCGGAGGGCCTGGCCGTGGGGTCAGGTTATGTTGCGACCGTCCGGCTCGGGCTCAAGATCGCGGTTCTCATCGGACTGCACGACGTGCCGGAAGGACTGGCGATGGCGACCATGCTGAGGCTGGGGGGCGCATCCCAGCCGGGAGTCGTCCTCGCGGCGGCTGCAGCGGGGCTTCCGATGGCCCTCGGGGCCCTGGTGGGAGCCATGATCGGCGAGATCTCCAGGGCCGGCCTGGCGCTTTCACTCGGGGCCGCCGGGGGCGCAATGCTGTTCATCACAGTACGCCTGTATCCGGAAGGGATCAGCCTGTCCTACGGCCACGCGCTGGTCTCAGGCACTATCGTCGGCCTAGCGTCAGGCGCTTTCCTCGTCGTGGCGATGTGACCTGTGGCGATGTGACCTGTGCGATGCGACCCGCCCCCAGGCGTTCCTCCGCTGCGGTATCCCCTGTATAATGTAGGTGTTGCAGTAAACTGACACGGGAGATGGTGCGCGTTGAACCACGAACGAATTCCCACGCCGTATCTCGCAGTTGACCTGAATGCCGTGAAAAGGAACCTGGCTCGGATGAAGGAGTTCGCCGGGTCGACGGGCGTGAACGTGAGACCCCACGCCAAGACGCACAAGTCGCCCGATGTCGCGCGGCTCCAAATCGACCACGGCGCTGCAGGGATCACTTGCGCAAAGCTCGGAGAAGCCGAGGTAATGGTGCATAACGGTATCGCCGACGTACTCATCGCGAACCAGGTGGTCGGGGAGGACAAGCTCGCCCGCCTCGCCGGTCTCTGCCATCTGGCAGACGTCAAGGTGGCGGTCGACTGCGAGTCCAACGCGCGGGCGCTGTCCGAGGCGGTCTCGCGGGCGGGCTCGAGGGCGGGCGTGCTCGTCGAGGTTGACGTCGGAATGAAGAGGTGCGGCGTCCGCACTGCCGCGGACGCGCTGCGCCTGGCCTCGCTCGTTGCGTCTCTGCCAGGGCTGGAGTTCAAAGGGCTGCTCGGTTACGAGGGTCATGCCGTCATGCTGGCGCCGCGGGAGGCGCGGCGCGAGGCATGCCATACCGCGAATGAAGTGATCGGCGGTACGCGGCGCCTGCTGGAGGATCATGGCCTCACGTGTGAAATAGTGAGCGGCGGCGGGACGGGGACGTACGACATGACAGGCGCGCACGAAGCCTTCACGGAGATCGAGCCCGGGTCCTACGTGTTCATGGACACGAAATACTCGTCATTGGACTTGCCGTTCGAACAGGCGCTTTACGTGGTGACGACCGTGATCAGCGTCCCTGAGCCGGGCCTCTGCGTGGTGGACGCGGGCCTGAAGTCCATGACAACGGAGTTCGGGCTGCCGGAGCCCTCCGCGTGGCTGCCGGCCGGTTCGCCGGCCGCTGCGCCAGCCCCACTGTCGCCCGGCTCGGTACGGGTCGTACGCCTCTCCGAGGAGCATGCCTGTCTCGACAATCCCGCCGGCTTGCCAGTATCACTGGGCGACCGGCTGTTCTTCAAGCCGAGCCACATATGCACCACGGTGAACCTCCACGACTTCTACCACGTGTTCGCGGACGGCAGGTTCTGCGGAAGGTGGAGGATCGAGGCGAGAGGCGCGACATACTGACCCGAGGCACCGCGCAAGAGCCGGTCGCGCTCAATCGCCGGTGCGGACAGCGGGGGCCGGGCGCACACCCGACCTGACCTGCGTCACGCCCGCGACTATGAGGATCGCGCCCAGCATCTGGACGAGCACCCACCGTTCTCCGAGGAACATCAACCCGCCGATACTCGCTATCACCGGGCTGATGTTCTGGTACACCGCGGTTCGCGCGCTACCTATACGCTTGACCCCCCAGCTCCAGAGAATATAGCCGAGCGAGATCGGTACCAGGGCGGAGAACGACAGCGCGCCCCACGACAACGGTGTCACCGAGACCCAGTCCTGCCGTTGAAGCGCTGGAACCGACAGCAACACGAGCGGGCCGGTCCCCATAGCCATGGTCAACGCCGTCGCCTTCAGCACCGAGTACCCTCCGAGGAGAGGCTTCATCAGCACCGTATACAGCGACCAGCATAGCGTCGCCCCGACTATCAGCAGATCTCCTGCAAGAGTACCTTGAGCCATGTCGACGCCGCGCCCCCCAGTGGTTACCAGGAGGACACCGGCGAGCGAGATCATGATCCCCGACCAGGCGCGCATGGTGTAGGACTCCCGCCCCATGTACTGGGTGATGAATGCTACGAAGGCGGGCATCGTGGCCAGGATGACCGAGGTCTTCCCCGCCAGCGTCAGGTTCAGTCCCTGTATGAACAGGTACTGGTAGAGCGTGTGACCGACGAGGCCCGTGGCGATGAACCACTTGAGGTCGGACGGCTGGACCCGCAAGTCCCTTTCGATCAACCATAGCATAGACAGGAGCACGACAGACCCCACGCTGAGTCGTACCGAGTTCAGGGCCAGCGGCTGCATGTTACCGAGTGTGTGCTTCAGGATGACGTGGTTCATACCCCACGAAACGGCTACCCCGATCATCCCGAGGTCCACAATCCTCGGCGGACCGCCGCCCGATGTCCCGGACATGTGCCAGCGCTCACCCTTCCACGCGGTATCGTCTCAACCAGACCGGATCATACCCTTCGCTTCGCGACGCGTTATTCCTTGCGGCAGGCCGCAGCCTGCCGCAGCCCCCGAAAACCCCACACGAAAACCCCGGCGGTATTGACACCTTCTCCATCGCGTTGTACTCTAATGCTGATATTTAGACGATTGGCTAAATGTCTAACGCCTGTGCCAGGGAGGGATATCATGAAGAACGTGTTCTTCGCCCTGTCCGACTCGACCAGGCGTGAGATACTCGAGTATCTGAACGAGGGCGACATGACGGCCGGCGAGATAGCCGACAAGTTCGACATATCGAAACCCTCCATCTCACACCACCTGAATATACTCAAGGAAGCGGGCCTGGTCACTGTCGAAAAGCAGGGGCAGTTCATGAGATACAGCATCAACACCACGGTTTTTGAGGATGTGGCAAGCTGGGTGATATCAATGATGGGAGGTCGGAAGCGTCATGCAAGGCGCGACTAGGTTCAAGTCCTTCCGGGGAAGCCTGCCGCTCGTGCTGGTGACGCTCGCCTGTCTCGCGATCGGGTTGTGGGCGTACCCCAGGCTTCCCGACAAGGTGCCAACGCACTGGAACTGGCGCGGTGAGATCGACGGCTGGTCGGGTAAGACGTTCGCCGTGTTCTTCCTGCCGGCGCTGATACTGGCGCTAATCGGGCTGTTCGGCCTGCTCCCGGCCCTTGACCCATTCAAACAGAACTACGAGAGATTCGCGGGCGCCTACAGCGTCATCAGGGCCGTGATAGTCCTGTTCTTCAACGCCGTGTACCTGGTGAGCATACTGGCGGGCCTGGGATACCTGATCGACACGTCCCTGGTTGTCAGGCTGGGAATCTCGCTCATGTTCATAGCGCTCGGCGACCAGATGGGCAGGCTGAAGCAGAACTGGTTCATCGGTATCAGGGTGCCATGGACGCTGGCAAGCGAGGAAAACTGGAGGAGGACGCACCGCTGGGGGGGCCGCACCATAGTGCTCGGTGGCGCGTTGTCGCTGTTGGCCCTGCCGTTCAACACCCCGGTTGCGGCCGCAATTCACTTCGGTCTGGTGATCGGCGGCATCGTGGCGCCTGTCGTATATTCGTACGTCCTGTTCAGGCAGGGTGTCAGGTGAGGGAGTTCGCCTCGTTGAGTTCATCAGCCGATGGCGCAAGTGAAAACGGATTATTGAAGGTAATGGGGCTAATACGAACGAACTACCATGGCAAAGACTAACAGGTAAGATAAGCGTATTCCGCATGGCGTGCTCCGCAACAAGAGGAATCAACTTCGGGGGTGAGCGGAAATGGAGGGACAGCTCACGTTCGGAGGGTTTACTTCTGCCGGCAACCGGCTTCCGCCGGGTCTGGTAGACCACCTGTACTCAGTTAACCCATGGTGGAGAGGCCGCCCTGGACCGCTCGTGCCGGCATTTCGCCGTTGGCTCTTTGACCGGATGGTACGGTCTCTCTGTGGCGGCATGACCCCGGCGGTTGTGCTTCGTGGCCCGCGGAGAGTGGGGAAAACGGTTTTGCTGCGCCAGATCATCGAGCACTTCCTCGATACTGACGTAGATCCGGCCAGGATCCTGTATGTTCCGTTCGACGAGCTCAAGGTCATAAAGGAGGTTGAAGAGCCTATCCTCGCTGTTGCCCGTTGGTTCGAGGATACGGTGTTGGGCAGGACGTTTAACGAATCGGCCAGGGACGGATCGCCTGCCTACCTGTTCTTCGACGAGGTCCAAAACCTCGACAACTGGGCGCCACAGGTGAAAAGTCTTGTAGACAATCATACCGTAAGGGTGCTGATCACGGGGAGCTCGTCCCTGAGGATAGAGGGTGGGAGAGATAGCCTCGCCGGTCGCATAACGACACTCGAGTTGGGGTCATTCCTGCTGCGCGAGATCGCCGGCATCCGGTTCGGTTATTCAGGCAAGCCTGTACTTGAGGACAACGGCCTCGATAATCTCGGGAAAATAGAATTCTGGCGCGCTGCGAGGGGCCTCATCAGCAGCGACATTGAGACGCGGTCGAGAGCGTTTGCAGCTTTCTCGGATCGCGGAGGCTATCCGGTAGCCCACGAGCAGTCTGGACTGCCTTGGCCCGAGGTGGCTCACTACCTGAACGAGACAGTGGTCAAGAGGGCTATTCAACACGACCTCCGCCTGGGAGCCCGGGGCAAGCGCCGTGATGAGAAACTGCTTGAGGAGGTATTCCGGCTCGCGTGCAGGTATGCGGGGCAGGCGGCCGGACAGGCAGTGATGGTCCCGGAGATCCAGCAGGCTCTGGCTGGAAACATCGGCTGGACCCGGATTCTGGACTATCTAAGATTTCTCGACGGCACCCTGCTGATCCGCCTTATTCAGCCTCTTGAACTGCGTCTGAAGAAAAAGAAGAGCCCGGCGAAGATATGTCTCTGCGACCACGCGCTGCGGGCTAGCCTCCTGCAGGAAGTGGTCCCGCTGGACCCCAATGAACTGGCGGCCAATCCGCATCTGACTGATATCGCGGGCCACCTGGCAGAGAGCGTGGCCGGCTACTTCCTATCGTCC from Bacillota bacterium includes:
- a CDS encoding DSD1 family PLP-dependent enzyme; translated protein: MKEFAGSTGVNVRPHAKTHKSPDVARLQIDHGAAGITCAKLGEAEVMVHNGIADVLIANQVVGEDKLARLAGLCHLADVKVAVDCESNARALSEAVSRAGSRAGVLVEVDVGMKRCGVRTAADALRLASLVASLPGLEFKGLLGYEGHAVMLAPREARREACHTANEVIGGTRRLLEDHGLTCEIVSGGGTGTYDMTGAHEAFTEIEPGSYVFMDTKYSSLDLPFEQALYVVTTVISVPEPGLCVVDAGLKSMTTEFGLPEPSAWLPAGSPAAAPAPLSPGSVRVVRLSEEHACLDNPAGLPVSLGDRLFFKPSHICTTVNLHDFYHVFADGRFCGRWRIEARGATY
- a CDS encoding EamA family transporter — translated: MSGTSGGGPPRIVDLGMIGVAVSWGMNHVILKHTLGNMQPLALNSVRLSVGSVVLLSMLWLIERDLRVQPSDLKWFIATGLVGHTLYQYLFIQGLNLTLAGKTSVILATMPAFVAFITQYMGRESYTMRAWSGIMISLAGVLLVTTGGRGVDMAQGTLAGDLLIVGATLCWSLYTVLMKPLLGGYSVLKATALTMAMGTGPLVLLSVPALQRQDWVSVTPLSWGALSFSALVPISLGYILWSWGVKRIGSARTAVYQNISPVIASIGGLMFLGERWVLVQMLGAILIVAGVTQVRSGVRPAPAVRTGD
- a CDS encoding MOSC domain-containing protein, with protein sequence MEGRIVAVCHSDRKGVRKTDIGEGALKEGFGLEGDAHGGDWHRQVSLLSVSSIDKMRGRGLDVGYGDFAENLTIEGLDVWSLPVGARLEAGEALLEVTQIGKECHAGCAIFRQVGECIMPREGVFARVVRGGRVRRGDPVRVVGDAGRDGS
- a CDS encoding ATP-binding protein — encoded protein: MGKTVLLRQIIEHFLDTDVDPARILYVPFDELKVIKEVEEPILAVARWFEDTVLGRTFNESARDGSPAYLFFDEVQNLDNWAPQVKSLVDNHTVRVLITGSSSLRIEGGRDSLAGRITTLELGSFLLREIAGIRFGYSGKPVLEDNGLDNLGKIEFWRAARGLISSDIETRSRAFAAFSDRGGYPVAHEQSGLPWPEVAHYLNETVVKRAIQHDLRLGARGKRRDEKLLEEVFRLACRYAGQAAGQAVMVPEIQQALAGNIGWTRILDYLRFLDGTLLIRLIQPLELRLKKKKSPAKICLCDHALRASLLQEVVPLDPNELAANPHLTDIAGHLAESVAGYFLSSIPHLDVAHSPARGAEPEVDFVLTIGTRRVPVEVKYRRRIDAHEDTRGLRAFIEKTAYNAPFGILVTQEDGVDVPDPRIVPLSLSGLLWLR
- a CDS encoding DUF4445 domain-containing protein — its product is MKRGWRDAGLMIPGPGGPAGTTTRVVLMPEGRSIVVDRGTSLAEAISRVAVFDLPCGGRGVCGRCAVKVDGQLSPPDPSERERLGDAALAAGFRLACRALIEGDVVVTLDAPAGAQFAGGKDTAATIPAVSLLRGSLQASHGGSRGAPLGEVPAPFEYSPCVRLAEVTVEAPSLASQKDDLSRLKTALGATFAGRAAQWPDRSRGSLEFGLSSLRSIPRALRAESGRVSVTAGLNRVVSVVPHVTGDGAPAPGPWGLALDVGTTTLAAYLLDLGWPGDAAARGPATVAALSTTNPQVSAGADLISRITYSSAKAGGVEEMRLLVLRGFNMLIARLAETAGITAGQIVAASVVGNTCMSSFFLGIDPEALGRSPYIPPVLEPLTYTAGDLGLGIHPEAEVWIAPGIAGYVGGDTVAVGTVVEALDPSGTWLAVDIGTNGEVLLKKGDRLLACSTAAGPAFEGGQIASGMRAAPGAIVDVRLSRGAGSPGVPDSVTVLGGGPPRGLCGSGLIRAVREMLLASVIDPRGRFSDRDVMASGYVLGRDAAGNPVQLTQRDVRQLQLAKAAIRTGIELLMERAGIATGDLDVVCLAGAFGNHIRPDDAVGLGLLPAVDVSRVRAIGNAAGTGAQLYLLSVEARRRAARIASTAEHVELSAMPSFQDAFVRNIEFPAPGVGGH
- a CDS encoding ferredoxin, with translation MKAMVDKDLCISCGLCPEICPDVFAMGDDEKAFVKENSDCSAECCREAADSCPVGAIAVE
- a CDS encoding NusG domain II-containing protein, translated to MGRRAWTRSDTLVIAAALALAALLWVGFLVLRPKEPAAVVVVNVMGTDAERIPLTGGESVRRTVRGFIGNSTFEISGGRVRMLSSDCPDKVCIRMGWAAQPGQVIVCLPNRVVLKVESK
- a CDS encoding redox-sensing transcriptional repressor Rex, whose protein sequence is MRPARVPDVVVRRLAQYLRLLEEHGLMLGHYISSQELAELAGVTPAQVRKDLATFGEFGKQGVGYPARDLKVQLRSILKTDRPTNVAILGMGELGAALARYLTREQPDEASRPFRLVALFDVDPNKVGQHVQGIVIDHLDALAERVAGKGVQIAVLTVPASAAQFVLERAVKAGVRLFLNFAPVKLRAPEGVKVNSADVSLELHQLAFYL
- a CDS encoding Gx transporter family protein, giving the protein MNRGHTFKLVYLSTLSALAVALHAVEALIPVPYIFPGAKLGLANVVAVHVIYTYGLVEGLVVTGVRTVLGSLLGGFLLGATFILSAAGGLASTAVMGVLVVTGRERLSPVGVSVVGAITHNVAQLVAAGLITRQPALVYYLPALLAFGLPTGVLVGLISLRLKPLEGLIRSLLGPGESGS
- a CDS encoding MerR family transcriptional regulator; the encoded protein is MDKSRSHRPPGRLHGPDEPVYTISVAARLLRVSPQLLRQLEREGILEPARTDANARLYCENELVLLRHVCSLLREHGINLAGVKHILEIERSRAGSPAGEALGEGASGEDSMDGRRGEPVGGPAGRR
- a CDS encoding winged helix-turn-helix transcriptional regulator, producing the protein MKNVFFALSDSTRREILEYLNEGDMTAGEIADKFDISKPSISHHLNILKEAGLVTVEKQGQFMRYSINTTVFEDVASWVISMMGGRKRHARRD
- a CDS encoding DUF1648 domain-containing protein; protein product: MQGATRFKSFRGSLPLVLVTLACLAIGLWAYPRLPDKVPTHWNWRGEIDGWSGKTFAVFFLPALILALIGLFGLLPALDPFKQNYERFAGAYSVIRAVIVLFFNAVYLVSILAGLGYLIDTSLVVRLGISLMFIALGDQMGRLKQNWFIGIRVPWTLASEENWRRTHRWGGRTIVLGGALSLLALPFNTPVAAAIHFGLVIGGIVAPVVYSYVLFRQGVR